From Buchnera aphidicola (Aphis helianthi), the proteins below share one genomic window:
- the flgA gene encoding flagellar basal body P-ring formation chaperone FlgA, with product MKLVKFFFILLLFLSFKINANDYISHLNKFFKKEYSLDTNNFKILIHTPLKQNQICKKPHFLLANNFDHFGLFNILYICGPQFQHLQLALQVQGKYIVANKTIFRGTKIVESDLKTIMGRLDRLPNGTYLHKKDVINKVNIRDILPFEPITSFMTRVFWTIKVNQKVTIRVKGTSFEIISTGKALSNGGIKEIIRVKMNNGKIVTGTINTDGEVIVVL from the coding sequence ATGAAATTAGTAAAATTTTTTTTTATATTATTACTTTTTTTATCTTTTAAAATTAATGCAAATGATTATATAAGTCATTTAAACAAATTTTTTAAAAAAGAATACTCTCTTGATACAAATAATTTTAAAATATTAATACATACTCCATTAAAACAAAATCAAATTTGTAAAAAACCACACTTTTTATTAGCAAATAATTTTGATCATTTTGGTTTATTTAATATTTTATATATTTGTGGTCCTCAATTTCAACATTTACAATTAGCATTACAAGTACAAGGGAAATACATTGTAGCAAATAAAACTATTTTTCGTGGTACAAAAATTGTCGAATCTGATTTAAAAACTATAATGGGACGTTTAGATCGTCTACCTAATGGTACTTATTTACATAAAAAAGACGTTATAAATAAAGTAAATATACGTGATATTTTACCTTTTGAACCAATTACATCTTTTATGACACGCGTATTTTGGACTATCAAAGTAAACCAAAAAGTAACTATTAGAGTTAAAGGAACTAGTTTCGAAATTATTAGTACTGGAAAAGCACTATCTAATGGAGGTATTAAAGAAATAATACGTGTAAAAATGAACAATGGAAAAATTGTTACTGGAACAATTAATACAGATGGAGAAGTAATAGTTGTTTTATGA